A DNA window from Dehalogenimonas sp. THU2 contains the following coding sequences:
- a CDS encoding ABC transporter ATP-binding protein, with protein MIETNLTPDIDIIKPIKVSLRNITLSFGGITALKDVSVDIRENEILAIIGPNGAGKTCLLNCLNGFYKPQKGEIIYEGKNISRIRPDKAAKIGLARTFQNIELFSGLTTMENAMAARHVFMKQNLLTGGLYFGPAHGEEIRHRRVVEDIIDFLEIESVRHHVVATLPYGMRKRIELARALALEPKVLLLDEPMAGMNTEEKEDIARFVVDIFEGQGECYPETPVLRDGVRTIVLIEHDMGVVMDLADRIVVLDFGRKIAEGTPEEIRNNPQVISAYLGESAKR; from the coding sequence ATGATCGAAACAAACTTAACACCGGACATCGATATCATAAAACCGATCAAAGTCAGCCTGCGTAATATTACGCTGTCGTTCGGAGGCATCACCGCTCTCAAAGATGTATCGGTGGATATCCGTGAAAACGAGATACTGGCCATCATCGGACCAAATGGCGCCGGCAAGACCTGCTTGCTGAATTGCCTCAATGGCTTCTACAAGCCTCAAAAAGGCGAGATCATCTACGAAGGTAAGAATATCTCCCGTATACGTCCGGATAAAGCCGCTAAAATTGGTCTGGCACGTACTTTCCAGAATATCGAATTATTCTCCGGGCTGACGACCATGGAAAACGCTATGGCCGCCCGGCACGTGTTTATGAAACAGAATCTCCTTACCGGCGGTCTCTACTTCGGACCGGCGCATGGCGAAGAAATTAGGCATCGCCGGGTTGTTGAAGACATCATCGATTTCCTGGAGATCGAATCGGTGCGTCACCACGTGGTCGCCACTTTACCTTACGGTATGAGGAAGCGTATCGAACTGGCCAGAGCACTGGCGCTGGAGCCGAAGGTTCTTCTGCTCGACGAACCTATGGCTGGCATGAACACCGAGGAGAAGGAAGACATTGCCCGGTTTGTGGTGGATATCTTCGAGGGGCAAGGTGAATGCTACCCGGAAACACCGGTGCTCCGAGACGGGGTGCGGACCATCGTTCTCATCGAGCATGATATGGGTGTGGTCATGGACCTGGCGGATCGCATCGTAGTGCTGGATTTCGGACGGAAGATCGCCGAGGGGACACCTGAAGAGATCAGGAACAATCCGCAGGTTATATCCGCTTACCTGGGAGAGAGCGCCAAGCGCTAG
- a CDS encoding PaaI family thioesterase, with protein sequence MSEKNIEMLRGGSAVEPLWRFLGIQLVEINEGYAKASLKLKPEFLNFAGLVHGGIIMTLADSVFGYAVNTLHFPTVACQFNTHLLAPPMPDDELFAECRVVKQGKRMVMAEISVEDQSGKLIARATGTSIPLER encoded by the coding sequence TTGAGCGAGAAGAATATCGAGATGCTCCGGGGCGGCAGCGCAGTAGAGCCGCTCTGGCGCTTCCTCGGCATCCAACTTGTCGAAATCAACGAAGGTTACGCCAAGGCCAGTTTGAAGCTTAAACCGGAGTTTCTGAACTTTGCGGGATTGGTGCACGGCGGCATCATCATGACCCTGGCAGATTCAGTCTTCGGTTACGCGGTTAACACCCTGCACTTCCCCACTGTGGCCTGCCAGTTCAACACACACCTGCTGGCGCCGCCGATGCCGGACGATGAGCTTTTCGCCGAATGCCGGGTGGTAAAACAAGGCAAGCGCATGGTCATGGCCGAGATAAGTGTTGAGGATCAGAGTGGCAAACTGATCGCCCGGGCTACCGGCACCAGCATTCCCCTGGAAAGATGA